TGAAACGGGGACGGGTAAGGAACTGATTGCCCGCGCGATCCACAATCTCAGCAACCGCAATAGTCGGCGAATGGTGAAGATGAACTGCGCCGCCATGCCTGCGGGACTGCTGGAAAGCGACCTGTTTGGTCATGAGCGTGGTGCCTTTACTGGTGCCAGCGCCCAGCGCATTGGTCGTTTTGAACTGGCGGATAAAAGCTCGCTATTCCTTGATGAAGTGGGCGATATGCCGCTGGAATTACAGCCTAAGTTGCTGCGCGTTTTACAAGAACAGGAATTCGAACGTCTCGGCAGCAACAAAATCATTCAGACTGATGTGCGTTTAATCGCCGCGACTAATCGCGATCTGAAAAAAATGGTCGCCGACCGCGAGTTCCGTAGCGATCTCTACTACCGCCTGAACGTCTTCCCGATTCATCTGCCGCCGCTGCGCGAGCGCCCGGAAGATATTCCGCTGCTGGCTAAAGCCTTTACGTTTAAAATTGCCCGCCGCCTGGGTCGTAATATTGACAGCATTCCTGCCGAGACGCTGCGCGCATTGAGCAATATGGAATGGCCAGGTAACGTGCGCGAACTGGAAAACGTCATTGAGCGCGCGGTACTGCTGACTCGCGGTAACGTTCTACAACTCTCTTTACCCGATATCTCACTGCCAGAACCTGAAACGCCGCCAGCTGCAACGGTCGTCGCTCAGGAAGGCGAAGATGAATATCAACTGATTGTCCGCGTATTAAAAGAGACTAATGGCGTAGTCGCGGGTCCGAAAGGCGCTGCGCAACGTCTGGGGTTAAAACGCACGACCCTGCTGTCACGGATGAAACGGCTGGGAATTGATAAAGCGGCGTTGGTTTAATCTTCTAGTGCCGGACAGGAAGATCTATCCGGCACGCTATTCACGTGGTTTTTTCGGGCGATATTTTTCCGGCAGTTCTGGCACTGGACGTTTGTCATCAATCAGATGACGCACGGTTAAGATCGGATGACGCCACAGCATTCGCGGCCCCGCCCAACGCATAATTTGCTTCATCTCCTCACGCTTCGCAGGCTGATAACAGTGCACCGGGCACTGCTTACAGGCCGGTTTCTCTTCGCCAAACACACATTTATCCAGCCGCTTTTGCGCGTAAGCAAACAACGCCTCGTAATGCTCCGGCTCCGCTGACGCCTGCGGGCATTTCGCTTGATAAAGATCGATCATTTTTTTAATCGTCAGTTTTTCACGAGAGATACGCTTGCCGGACATGCTGCCTCCATACTCTTAAGGTGCATTTATATTACAACTTAATTTTGAAGGGGACTATGGCTCTGAAGGAGGAGGTTTCTTCAACCGATGTAATTTTGCGATCTTGTTTCATAGTCATCACGCAAACGCTGCAAAGCGGCATATTTCCCGGAACCTGCGTCAAGAACTCACCTTTCGTGTCTTCCCCTGAAATGATTAACTCCGGTATCATGTGCGCCTTATGTGATTACAACGAAAATAAAAACCATCACACTACATTTAACATCAGGGAACCGGATCTAATTCCATGAGTGTAATAGAAAATTTCGACGCCCATACACCAATGATGCAGCAGTATCTCAAGCTGAAAGCCCAGCATCCGGAGATCCTGCTGTTTTACCGGATGGGTGACTTTTACGAGCTATTTTATGACGACGCAAAACGGGCGTCGCAGCTGCTGGATATTTCGCTGACCAAACGCGGCGCGTCTGCGGGCGAGCCGATCCCGATGGCGGGTATCCCCTACCATGCAGTGGAAAACTATCTCGCCAAACTGGTGAATCAGGGCGAGTCCGTCGCTATATGCGAACAGATTGGCGACCCAGCGACCAGCAAAGGGCCGGTTGAGCGCAAGGTTGTCCGTATCGTCACGCCGGGGACTATCAGCGATGAAGCCCTGTTGCAAGAGCGCCAGGATAACCTGCTGGCGGCTATCTGGCAGGACAGCAAAGGTTTTGGCTATGCGACGCTGGATATCAGCTCCGGCCGTTTTCGTCTGAGCGAACCGGCTGACCGCGAAACGATGGCGGCAGAACTGCAACGCACCAATCCGGCGGAACTGCTTTATGCAGAAGATTTCGCCGAGATGTCGTTGATTGAAGGTCGTCGCGGCCTGCGTCGTCGCCCGCTGTGGGAGTTTGAAATCGACACCGCGCGCCAGCAGTTGAACCTGCAATTTGGCACTCGTGATCTGATTGGTTTCGGCGTCGAGAACGCGCCTCGCGGGCTTTGTGCTGCCGGTTGTCTGTTACAGTATGCGAAAGATACCCAACGCACCACCCTGCCGCATATCCGTTCTATCACTATGGAACGTGAGCAGGACAGCATCATTATGGATGCTGCGACACGTCGTAACCTGGAAATCACCCAGAATCTGGCGGGCGGCGCGGAAAATACATTGGCTTCCGTGCTCGATTGCACCGTCACGCCGATGGGTAGCCGTATGCTGAAGCGCTGGCTGCATATGCCAGTGCGAGACACCCGTGTGTTACTTGAGCGCCAGCAAACTATTGGCGCATTGCAGGATTTCACCGCCGAGTTACAACCGGTACTACGGCAGGTCGGCGATCTGGAACGTATTCTGGCGCGCCTGGCGTTACGTACTGCTCGCCCGCGCGATCTAGCCCGTATGCGTCACGCTTTCCAACAACTGCCGGAACTGCGCGCGCAGTTAGAAACTGTCGATAGTGCACCGGTTCAGGCGCTGCGTGAGAAGATGGGAGAGTTTGCCGAGCTGCGCGATCTGCTGGAGCGGGCAATCATCGACACACCGCCAGTGCTGGTACGCGACGGCGGTGTTATCGCTCCGGGCTATAACGAAGAGCTGGATGAGTGGCGGGCGCTGGCTGACGGCGCGACCGATTATCTGGAACGTCTGGAAGTCCGCGAGCGTGAACGTACCGGTCTGGACACGCTGAAAGTCGGCTTTAACGCGGTTCATGGTTATTACATTCAGATCAGCCGTGGACAAAGCCATCTGGCACCAATCAACTACATGCGTCGCCAGACGCTGAAAAATGCCGAGCGTTACATTATTCCAGAGCTGAAAGAGTACGAAGACAAAGTCCTCACTTCAAAAGGCAAAGCACTGGCTCTGGAAAAACAGCTTTATGAAGAGCTGTTCGACCTGCTGTTGCCACATCTGGAAGCGTTGCAACAGAGCGCGAGCGCGCTGGCGGAACTCGATGTGCTGGTGAACCTGGCGGAACGGGCCTATACCCTGAATTACACCTGCCCGACCTTTATTGATAAACCTGGCATTCGCATTACCGAAGGCCGCCATCCGGTGGTAGAACAGGTACTGAATGAACCGTTTATCGCTAACCCGCTGAACCTGTCGCCACAGCGTCGGATGTTGATTATTACCGGTCCGAACATGGGCGGTAAAAGTACCTATATGCGCCAGACCGCACTGATTGCGCTGATGGCCTATATCGGCAGCTATGTACCGGCACAAAAAGTCGAGATTGGCCCGATTGACCGTATCTTTACCCGTGTGGGCGCGGCGGACGATCTGGCATCCGGGCGTTCAACCTTTATGGTGGAGATGACCGAAACCGCTAATATTCTGCATAACGCCACCGAGTACAGTCTGGTGTTGATGGATGAGATCGGGCGCGGGACGTCCACTTACGATGGTCTGTCACTGGCATGGGCGTGCGCGGAAAATCTGGCAAATAAGATTAAGGCATTGACGCTGTTTGCCACCCACTATTTCGAGCTGACCCAGCTACCGGAGAAAATGGAAGGCGTCGCCAACGTACATCTCGATGCGCTGGAGCACGGCGACACCATCGCCTTTATGCACAGCGTGCAGGACGGCGCGGCGAGCAAAAGCTACGGCCTGGCGGTTGCTGCGCTAGCAGGCGTGCCGAAAGAGGTGATTAAGCGCGCACGGCAAAAACTGCGCGAGCTGGAAAGCATTTCACCGAATGCCGCCGCTACGCAGGTGGATGGTACGCAAATGTCTTTGCTATCAGTACCAGAAGAAACTTCGCCTGCGGTCGAAGCACTGGAAAATCTTGATCCGGATTCACTCACCCCGCGTCAGGCGCTGGAGTGGATTTATCGGTTGAAGAGTTTGGTGTAATAACAATTCCCGATAGTCTTTTGCTATCGGGAATATTAACGACAACTGACGAATCAAATAAAAATACCCTGTATAATAGGAAAGCTTATTTTACAGGGTAAAACCATGCCATCTACACGCTATCAAAAAATTGATGCTCATCACTATCGCCATATATGGGCCGTTGGTGATATTCATGGGGATTATCAATTATTACAATCCCGTTTACATCAATTATCTTTTTGTCCCGAAACTGACTTGCTTATTTCCACAGGCGATAACATTGATCGTGGGCCTGAGAGTCTTAATGTGCTGCGCATGTTAAACCAGCCCTGGTTTACCACCGTAAAAGGCAACCACGAAGCGATGGCGCTTGATGCGTTCGCTACAGGTGATGGTAATATGTGGTTAGCCAACGGCGGTGACTGGTTTTTTGATTTAAATGATACGGAACAACAAGAGGCAATAGATCTGTTGCTGAAATTCCATCACCTTCCGCATATTATTGAAATTACCAACGACATAATAAAATATGTCATCGCACATGCAGATTATCCGGGTGATGAATATCAGTTCGGAAAAGAAATAGCGGAAAGCGAATTACTCTGGCCTGTTGATCGTGTGCAGAAATCGCTTAATGGCGAGTTACAAAAAATAAACGGCGCTGACTATTTTATATTTGGCCATATGATGTTTGATAACATTCAGACATTCGCTAATCAGATCTATATTGATACCGGATCACCGAAAAGCGGACGCCTGTCATTTTACAAAATAAAGTAGTCTCATGCTTCTTCAGTGAAGCATGAGTACCCGGTGTTATTTCAGGCCATTATTCATTTTTCGCTACAAGCAAAGAGAGATCCAGCTTCGTCAGGGCGCGGTTGGCACTCTCTGGCAGACCATCGTCAGTAATGATCTGATCAAACTCGCTCAACGGTAACGCCAGCCATGTCGCCACCTGACCATATTTTGTGGCATCACAGACCAGAACTCGCTGGCGGCTGGCACTGGCAATCGCCCGTTTCACCGTGACTTTATCTTCCGCTGGCGTAGAGATCCCCCGCACGCTCCATGACGATGCAGAAATAAAAGCCTGATCAATCATCAAGCTACGCAGCATGGTCGCAGCGGCTTCCCCGACACAAGAACGGTTTTCCCGACACACTGCGCCACCAGTGTGAATAATTGTGCAATTACTGTTGTCGAGCAAGTAGTCCGCAATAACAAAATCGTTTGTGACCACAGTCAGTGACTCCATGTGAATCAGATGCTGTGCAATCGCTAACGTAGTCGTTCCCGCATCCAGATAGATACAACTTCCCGGCTGAACAAGACTTGCCGCCAGCTTGCCAATCGCCGCTTTTTGCGTCATTGCCAGCGCAGTTTTTACCTGATGAGAAGGTTCATGCGCCACGCGTCCCGGAGACTGAACGCCTCCGGACACCAGCACAACGGCGCCCTGCTGCTCAAGTTTTTGTAAATCCCGACGAATGGTCATATGTGACACATTCATTCTGTCCGTCAGTTCAGCAATACTGACAATGCCTTTTTCAGCTACCATCTCAAGGATGATTTGGCGACGCTCTACGGGTATCAACTTTTGCTCCTTCCTTTGTCCTGCGGACATTCTACGCTATTTGCCTGCGAAACATGCGCAGCGCAACTATCGCTTAGTTCACATAAAATAACACACATTGTTAATTTTTGTGAATCAGGTCACCATATCGTTATCTCCTGGCGCTTATATTCACAACATCAAACAAAATATCACTTAAATTAACAAGGAGAGCAGATGAAGACGGGATCTGAGTTTCATGTCGGAATCGTTGGTTTGGGATCAATGGGAATGGGAGC
The DNA window shown above is from Escherichia sp. E4742 and carries:
- the mutS gene encoding DNA mismatch repair protein MutS encodes the protein MSVIENFDAHTPMMQQYLKLKAQHPEILLFYRMGDFYELFYDDAKRASQLLDISLTKRGASAGEPIPMAGIPYHAVENYLAKLVNQGESVAICEQIGDPATSKGPVERKVVRIVTPGTISDEALLQERQDNLLAAIWQDSKGFGYATLDISSGRFRLSEPADRETMAAELQRTNPAELLYAEDFAEMSLIEGRRGLRRRPLWEFEIDTARQQLNLQFGTRDLIGFGVENAPRGLCAAGCLLQYAKDTQRTTLPHIRSITMEREQDSIIMDAATRRNLEITQNLAGGAENTLASVLDCTVTPMGSRMLKRWLHMPVRDTRVLLERQQTIGALQDFTAELQPVLRQVGDLERILARLALRTARPRDLARMRHAFQQLPELRAQLETVDSAPVQALREKMGEFAELRDLLERAIIDTPPVLVRDGGVIAPGYNEELDEWRALADGATDYLERLEVRERERTGLDTLKVGFNAVHGYYIQISRGQSHLAPINYMRRQTLKNAERYIIPELKEYEDKVLTSKGKALALEKQLYEELFDLLLPHLEALQQSASALAELDVLVNLAERAYTLNYTCPTFIDKPGIRITEGRHPVVEQVLNEPFIANPLNLSPQRRMLIITGPNMGGKSTYMRQTALIALMAYIGSYVPAQKVEIGPIDRIFTRVGAADDLASGRSTFMVEMTETANILHNATEYSLVLMDEIGRGTSTYDGLSLAWACAENLANKIKALTLFATHYFELTQLPEKMEGVANVHLDALEHGDTIAFMHSVQDGAASKSYGLAVAALAGVPKEVIKRARQKLRELESISPNAAATQVDGTQMSLLSVPEETSPAVEALENLDPDSLTPRQALEWIYRLKSLV
- the ygbI gene encoding DNA-binding transcriptional repressor YgbI — translated: MIPVERRQIILEMVAEKGIVSIAELTDRMNVSHMTIRRDLQKLEQQGAVVLVSGGVQSPGRVAHEPSHQVKTALAMTQKAAIGKLAASLVQPGSCIYLDAGTTTLAIAQHLIHMESLTVVTNDFVIADYLLDNSNCTIIHTGGAVCRENRSCVGEAAATMLRSLMIDQAFISASSWSVRGISTPAEDKVTVKRAIASASRQRVLVCDATKYGQVATWLALPLSEFDQIITDDGLPESANRALTKLDLSLLVAKNE
- the pphB gene encoding protein-serine/threonine phosphatase; this translates as MPSTRYQKIDAHHYRHIWAVGDIHGDYQLLQSRLHQLSFCPETDLLISTGDNIDRGPESLNVLRMLNQPWFTTVKGNHEAMALDAFATGDGNMWLANGGDWFFDLNDTEQQEAIDLLLKFHHLPHIIEITNDIIKYVIAHADYPGDEYQFGKEIAESELLWPVDRVQKSLNGELQKINGADYFIFGHMMFDNIQTFANQIYIDTGSPKSGRLSFYKIK
- a CDS encoding nitrous oxide-stimulated promoter family protein encodes the protein MSGKRISREKLTIKKMIDLYQAKCPQASAEPEHYEALFAYAQKRLDKCVFGEEKPACKQCPVHCYQPAKREEMKQIMRWAGPRMLWRHPILTVRHLIDDKRPVPELPEKYRPKKPRE